The Pyrus communis chromosome 2, drPyrComm1.1, whole genome shotgun sequence genome includes a window with the following:
- the LOC137724913 gene encoding cysteine-rich and transmembrane domain-containing protein B-like, giving the protein MSDHNQHQPPPPPPQQQPPSQPPNNVPPHQQSPSGVSAPPPPQGYPPPPEGYPRDIPPPPSYPPQGYLPPQGQSPPPGYPPQGSPHRGHLPPSSPPHGYPPQGYPPPGYPPQGYPPQGYPPQGYPPPGYPTHGYPPPGYPPHYHPQPVHHQQANTSSSTGCLNGCLAALCCCCMLDCLWGGM; this is encoded by the exons ATGAGTGATCACAACCAACACcagcctcctcctcctcctcctcaacaACAACCTCCTTCACAGCCTCCCAATAATGTTCCTCCTCACCAGCAATCTCCAAGTGGTGTTtctgctcctcctcctcctcaag GTTATCCACCACCACCTGAAGGGTATCCCAGGGACATTCCTCCACCACCTTCATATCCCCCGCAAGGATACCTCCCTCCACAAGGGCAATCTCCACCTCCAGGCTATCCTCCTCAGGGTTCTCCACATCGTGGGCATCTTCCTCCAAGTTCTCCGCCACACGGGTATCCTCCTCAAGGCTATCCGCCTCCAGGTTATCCGCCCCAGGGTTATCCTCCCCAAGGATACCCTCCCCAGGGCTACCCTCCTCCCGGATATCCTACTCACGGCTATCCTCCTCCAGGATATCCCCCTCATTACCACCCCCAACCAGTCCATCATCAGCAAGCCAATACTAGTAGCAGCACGGGTTGTTTGAATGGCTG CTTGGCTGCTCTCTGCTGTTGCTGTATGTTGGATTGCTTATGGGGAGGAATGTGA